CGGCTACCGTCCTGTCGGGATCGGGGGTGTTCGCCAGCAGCAGAACACTGATTGGCATGGGTTCACCTCTTGATTATGCTGGATCAGTCCTTCTTCTCTTCCTCCCCGTTTTCAGCAGGTTTACCGAAACGGGTACCGGCGTATTTCTTCTGGAACTTCTCGACCCTGCCGGCTTCGGATACCCTTGTGCCGCGTTTTCCCGTAAAGACCGGGTGACAAGCGGAACAGACGGCTACCTTGATCTCCTCCACGGTGGACCCGGTCGCGAAGGAGTTCCCGCAGGCGCAGGTCACCTTGCATTCACCATACTTGGGATGTATATCCTTTTTCATTGAGCGCACCTCCGTGAAGAAACTATCTTTTCATTCCACAAGGAAGGAATGTAACACAGGGCTGTTGAAAAAACAATAAGGGCGGCCCTTGCGGATCAAATATGCATAACCCCCAACCCGCACCTCTCATGGTGGGCAACTGCGTGGTAGGCCGAATCGCCGACGACCGCTACGGCGATCCAGTGCCTGTTCCTGACAATCCCGATCTT
This DNA window, taken from Thermovirga sp., encodes the following:
- the rpmE gene encoding 50S ribosomal protein L31, translated to MKKDIHPKYGECKVTCACGNSFATGSTVEEIKVAVCSACHPVFTGKRGTRVSEAGRVEKFQKKYAGTRFGKPAENGEEEKKD